A single bacterium DNA region contains:
- the nusA gene encoding transcription termination factor NusA, whose amino-acid sequence MPPRKRKTAKENVKSMFINLNAVLDQVKRDKGIPKEILVDAIETAMVSAARKKYGHDAELEAQYNEELGEVELFQFRNVVETIETPATQITLPEAQKLDPEAQLGDELGEKLDSYQFGRIAAQTAKQVIIQKIREAESDIIYNEYKDRVGELITGIVRRFEKGTMIVDLGRTEAIIPGSEQVPSETYKTGERIQAYFLELRKGAKGPQLILSRRSPALIRSLFAMEVPEINEAIVEIKNVAREVGSRAKVAVYSKDSDVDPVGACVGMKGSRVQSVVQELRGEKIDIVTWDEDPARFVCNAIAPAEVAKVIIHEKDHSMEIIVPDDQLSLAIGRRGQNVRLAAQLTGWNIDIYSETKHEEMTKRAKMALVADLEIEESLSSIFYSHAFRTTREIAETPLEEFLTLPGINPDRLTEIHNRAVEVMKMPVEQRPSEIFLREEARKAEEAKQRAEAEAKAQAEARAAAEAKAAEEARAAAEASASEEAPAESNSSEASS is encoded by the coding sequence ATGCCACCGCGCAAGAGGAAGACCGCCAAGGAAAACGTCAAGTCGATGTTCATCAACCTGAACGCGGTCTTGGACCAAGTGAAGAGGGACAAGGGGATTCCGAAGGAGATTTTGGTCGATGCAATCGAGACCGCGATGGTCTCGGCCGCCCGCAAGAAGTACGGTCACGATGCCGAGCTCGAGGCCCAGTACAATGAGGAGCTGGGCGAGGTCGAGCTCTTCCAATTCCGCAACGTCGTCGAGACCATCGAGACGCCGGCCACCCAGATCACCTTGCCCGAAGCCCAGAAGCTCGACCCCGAGGCCCAACTCGGCGACGAGCTCGGCGAAAAGCTCGATTCCTATCAGTTCGGCCGCATCGCCGCCCAGACCGCCAAGCAGGTCATCATTCAGAAGATCCGGGAAGCCGAGAGCGACATCATTTACAACGAATACAAGGACCGGGTCGGCGAGCTGATCACCGGCATCGTCCGCCGCTTCGAGAAGGGCACCATGATCGTCGACTTGGGCCGGACCGAGGCCATCATCCCCGGCTCCGAGCAGGTCCCCTCCGAGACTTACAAGACCGGCGAACGGATTCAGGCTTACTTCCTCGAGCTGCGCAAGGGCGCCAAGGGGCCCCAGCTCATCCTCTCGCGCCGCAGCCCGGCGCTGATCCGCTCGCTCTTCGCGATGGAGGTGCCCGAGATCAACGAGGCCATCGTCGAGATCAAGAACGTCGCCCGCGAAGTCGGCAGCCGGGCCAAGGTCGCGGTTTACTCCAAGGACAGCGACGTCGACCCGGTCGGCGCTTGCGTCGGCATGAAGGGCAGCCGGGTCCAGTCGGTGGTCCAAGAGCTCCGCGGCGAAAAGATCGACATCGTCACCTGGGACGAGGATCCGGCCCGCTTCGTCTGCAACGCGATCGCCCCGGCCGAGGTCGCCAAGGTCATCATCCACGAGAAAGACCACTCGATGGAGATCATCGTGCCCGACGACCAGCTTTCGCTGGCGATCGGCCGCCGCGGCCAGAATGTCCGGCTGGCGGCCCAGCTGACCGGCTGGAACATCGACATTTACAGCGAGACCAAGCATGAAGAGATGACCAAGCGGGCCAAGATGGCGCTGGTCGCCGACTTGGAGATTGAAGAGAGCCTGTCCAGCATCTTCTACAGCCATGCTTTCCGGACGACGCGGGAGATCGCCGAGACTCCGCTCGAGGAATTTTTGACCTTGCCGGGCATCAACCCCGACCGCTTGACCGAGATCCACAATCGGGCGGTCGAAGTGATGAAGATGCCGGTGGAGCAGCGCCCCAGCGAGATTTTCCTCCGTGAAGAGGCCCGCAAGGCCGAGGAAGCCAAGCAGCGCGCCGAAGCCGAAGCCAAGGCCCAAGCCGAGGCCCGCGCGGCCGCCGAAGCCAAGGCCGCCGAGGAAGCCCGGGCCGCGGCCGAGGCCAGCGCCTCCGAAGAGGCCCCGGCCGAGTCGAATTCGTCGGAAGCAAGTAGTTAG